The Humulus lupulus chromosome 4, drHumLupu1.1, whole genome shotgun sequence genome has a window encoding:
- the LOC133829752 gene encoding putative disease resistance RPP13-like protein 1 isoform X2, protein MAAELVAGALLSASLQVLFERLGSEEIPQLFRGKKLILDQLYELKTMLWSAHALLNDAEEKQLRNQEIRMWLIELQDVIYQADDLVDRIDYEALRSKLEDDQSSSSSASKVLMKFMPPFLSTFDKTVKLDSMEILRKLKILVDQKDALGLREGAQNKPSPRPPAPLVEHANVYGRDTEKKIIVDQLLKGDVDSGSNVSVIPIVGMGGLGKTTLAQVVYDDDRVQKYFELKVWITVSDEFDIFKITKEIFEGVTTNKCGTENFDELRRKLKEALRGKKFLFVHDDVWNESYSLWDTLKSSFESGANGSKILVTTRSTIVASTMATGQVHHLQSLLNEDCWQLFVKHAFGSNFDHNSNKDLQALGRKIVEKCKGLPLAIKSLGGLLRCEQNPKKWEDILGSDTWEELYKKEGSILPALWLSYRHLPTHLKQCFAYCSIFPKDYEFERDRLILLWMAEGFLPMDSKSKKMEEFGKEYLEDLLSRSFFQCSSKNASFLQMHDLVHDLAMLVSDDFCFRLDLSSDMHSLPTKIRHLSYRKSSYDLDKLKGLSKAISLRTFLALPLQLLGGPKYLAPYNILLTKGSCLRVLSLSESSIKELPDSIGSLIHLRYLDLSFTGIEELHESVCSLYHLQTLLLSRCTKLSQLPRNMGRLINLRYLDITEVPLKEMPQGISQMKCLQFLSSVVLSDKHKDDVFKITDLAELEHLSGSLCILGLENINDAMEVSKANLKDKKDLLKLSLRWSYGAVDADSSQKELDVLDALRPHTSLKSLKIESYRGDGIDSSGPLFTCLESLYIWNMLMWKEWSFGTEAILQEGQVFPLLKVLWLRNCPKLNVGLPGYLPSLESLSIGDCEEMEYLLPRTQQTATAPPFLHYLFISHCPVLESLLDWGSHSKLKTLYLWNTKVLFENRIKWDLQKLSRLEEINIRGWENDSFPDEGLLPITLTTIWIENCSKLETLNGKAFQQLTSLTSLEIRSCKSLRCLPEEGLPTSLTELHIYGCPLLNQRCEKGGEDWPKIQHITHLSINKFPPF, encoded by the exons ATGGCAGCTGAACTGGTAGCCGGTGCTTTGCTTTCTGCTTCACTTCAGGTTTTGTTTGAACGATTGGGCTCTGAGGAGATACCCCAGCTGTTCCGGGGGAAGAAGCTGATTCTAGACCAGCTATACGAGTTGAAGACCATGTTGTGGTCAGCTCATGCACTGCTCAACGATGCTGAGGAGAAGCAACTTCGAAACCAAGAGATCAGGATGTGGCTTATCGAGCTTCAAGATGTGATCTATCAGGCTGATGACTTGGTGGACAGGATTGACTATGAAGCTCTGCGATCcaagcttgaagatgatcaatcCAGCAGCAGCAGTGCCAGCAAGGTACTCATGAAATTTATGCCACCCTTTCTGTCCACATTTGATAAAACTGTTAAGCTTGATTCCATGGAGATCCTTCGTAAGCTAAAGATCCTTGTTGATCAAAAAGATGCTCTTGGCCTGAGAGAAGGTGCTCAGAACAAACCTTCGCCAAGGCCACCAGCTCCTTTGGTAGAACATGCTAATGTTTATGGGAGGGATACTGAGAAAAAAATCATTGTTGATCAGTTGCTGAAAGGTGATGTTGATAGTGGTAGTAACGTTTCTGTTATCCCGATTGTTGGGATGGGTGGTCTTGGCAAAACCACTCTTGCTCAAGTTGTTTATGACGATGATAGAGTACAAAAGTATTTTGAGCTAAAAGTATGGATTACTGTGTCGGATGAGtttgatatttttaagataacAAAAGAGATCTTTGAGGGGGTCACCACCAACAAATGTGGTACTGAAAACTTCGACGAACTTCGAAGGAAATTGAAGGAAGCATTGAGGGGGAAGAAATTTCTCTTTGTTCATGATGATGTTTGGAACGAGTCTTATTCTTTGTGGGACACACTGAAGAGTTCTTTTGAGTCTGGAGCAAATGGAAGTAAAATTCTTGTGACTACCCGAAGCACAATTGTCGCCTCTACTATGGCCACTGGGCAGGTTCATCATCTACAATCTTTGTTGAATGAAGATTGTTGGCAGTTATTTGTCAAACATGCTTTTGGAAGTAATTTTGACCACAATAGTAACAAAGATCTGCAAGCACTTGGTAGAAAAATAGTGGAGAAGTGCAAAGGGCTTCCTTTAGCAATAAAGTCTCTTGGTGGATTACTGCgctgtgaacaaaatcctaaaaaatGGGAAGACATACTTGGCAGTGACACATGGGAGGAATTGTACAAGAAAGAGGGCTCCATTCTTCCAGCTTTATGGTTGAGCTATCGTCACTTACCTACACATCTCAAGCAATGTTTTGCTTATTGTTCCATATTTCCCAAAGATTATGAATTTGAAAGAGACAGATTGATTTTATTATGGATGGCTGAAGGGTTTTTGCCAATGGATTCAAAAAGTAAAAAGATGGAGGAATTTGGAAAGGAATACCTTGAAGATCTCTTATCAAGGTCATTCTTTCAATGTTCGAGTAAGAATGCATCCTTTCTCCAAATGCATGACCTCGTACATGATTTAGCCATGCTTGTATCAGATGATTTTTGCTTCAGGTTGGATTTGAGTAGTGATATGCATAGCCTTCCAACAAAGATTCGTCATCTGTCATATAGGAAAAGTTCTTACGACCTCGACAAACTTAAGGGTTTGAGTAAGGCTATTTCTTTGCGTACCTTTCTAGCATTACCATTGCAGCTTCTAGGTGGACCAAAATATTTAGCGCCGTACAATATATTGCTTACAAAGGGAAGCTGTTTAAGAGTGCTTTCTTTAAGTGAATCTTCTATCAAGGAGTTGCCGGATTCAATTGGTAGTCTAATACATTTAAGGTATTTGGACTTGTCTTTTACTGGAATCGAAGAGTTACATGAGTCAGTTTGTAGTTTGTACCATTTACAAACTTTATTGTTGTCGCGGTGTACAAAGCTTTCTCAATTACCAAGGAATATGGGAAGACTGATCAATTTGCGTTACTTAGATATTACAGAGGTACCTTTGAAAGAGATGCCGCAAGGAATCAGTCAGATGAAATGCTTGCAATTCTTATCATCTGTAGTATTGAGTGACAAACATAAGGATGACGTGTTCAAAATTACAGATTTAGCAGAGCTTGAACATCTAAGTGGAAGCCTTTgcattttgggtttggaaaataTTAATGATGCAATGGAGGTATCAAAGGCTAATTTAAAGGATAAGAAGGACCTTTTGAAACTATCTTTGAGGTGGAGCTATGGTGCTGTTGATGCTGATAGTTCGCAAAAAGAATTAGATGTGCTTGACGCCCTTCGACCACATACAAGCTTGAAGAGTCTGAAGATTGAAAGTTATAGAG GTGATGGGATCGATAGCAGTGGTCCTCTATTCACTTGTTTagaaagtttatatatttggaaTATGTTGATGTGGAAAGAATGGTCATTTGGTACCGAAGCAATTCTTCAAGAAGGTCAAGTGTTCCCTCTTCTGAAAGTCCTTTGGCTGAGGAATTGTCCCAAGCTTAATGTTGGCTTACCTGGTTATCTTCCATCATTAGAAAGTCTCAGTATCGGTGATTGTGAAGAAATGGAGTATTTGCTTCCGAGAACTCAACAGACTGCCACAGCCCCACCCTTTCTTCATTATCTATTTATATCACACTGTCCTGTGTTGGAGTCACTTCTAGATTGGGGATCACACTCCAAACTAAAGACACTTTATCTATGGAACACAAAAGTGCTTTTTGAGAATCGTATTAAATGGGATCTACAGAAACTCTCACGTTTGGAAGAAATAAATATCAGAGGATGGGAAAATGATTCGTTTCCCGACGAAGGGCTCCTTCCGATCACTCTTACTACTATTTGGATCGAAAATTGTAGCAAACTTGAGACCCTAAATGGAAAGGCTTTTCAACAACTAACATCCCTTACGTCCTTGGAAATTAGAAGCTGTAAAAGCCTCCGGTGCTTGCCGGAAGAAGGGCTGCCCACTTCTCTTACCGAATTACATATCTACGGATGTCCTTTGCTAAATCAACGATGTGAAAAAGGAGGAGAAGATTGGCCTAAGATTCAACACATCACACATCTATCTATCAA CAAATTTCCACCTTTTTAG
- the LOC133829752 gene encoding putative disease resistance RPP13-like protein 1 isoform X1 — MAAELVAGALLSASLQVLFERLGSEEIPQLFRGKKLILDQLYELKTMLWSAHALLNDAEEKQLRNQEIRMWLIELQDVIYQADDLVDRIDYEALRSKLEDDQSSSSSASKVLMKFMPPFLSTFDKTVKLDSMEILRKLKILVDQKDALGLREGAQNKPSPRPPAPLVEHANVYGRDTEKKIIVDQLLKGDVDSGSNVSVIPIVGMGGLGKTTLAQVVYDDDRVQKYFELKVWITVSDEFDIFKITKEIFEGVTTNKCGTENFDELRRKLKEALRGKKFLFVHDDVWNESYSLWDTLKSSFESGANGSKILVTTRSTIVASTMATGQVHHLQSLLNEDCWQLFVKHAFGSNFDHNSNKDLQALGRKIVEKCKGLPLAIKSLGGLLRCEQNPKKWEDILGSDTWEELYKKEGSILPALWLSYRHLPTHLKQCFAYCSIFPKDYEFERDRLILLWMAEGFLPMDSKSKKMEEFGKEYLEDLLSRSFFQCSSKNASFLQMHDLVHDLAMLVSDDFCFRLDLSSDMHSLPTKIRHLSYRKSSYDLDKLKGLSKAISLRTFLALPLQLLGGPKYLAPYNILLTKGSCLRVLSLSESSIKELPDSIGSLIHLRYLDLSFTGIEELHESVCSLYHLQTLLLSRCTKLSQLPRNMGRLINLRYLDITEVPLKEMPQGISQMKCLQFLSSVVLSDKHKDDVFKITDLAELEHLSGSLCILGLENINDAMEVSKANLKDKKDLLKLSLRWSYGAVDADSSQKELDVLDALRPHTSLKSLKIESYRGTTFSNWMADDAFSNLVSITLEDCKSCCYLSPLGQLASLKDLIIYGCDSVYSIGDGIDSSGPLFTCLESLYIWNMLMWKEWSFGTEAILQEGQVFPLLKVLWLRNCPKLNVGLPGYLPSLESLSIGDCEEMEYLLPRTQQTATAPPFLHYLFISHCPVLESLLDWGSHSKLKTLYLWNTKVLFENRIKWDLQKLSRLEEINIRGWENDSFPDEGLLPITLTTIWIENCSKLETLNGKAFQQLTSLTSLEIRSCKSLRCLPEEGLPTSLTELHIYGCPLLNQRCEKGGEDWPKIQHITHLSINKFPPF; from the exons ATGGCAGCTGAACTGGTAGCCGGTGCTTTGCTTTCTGCTTCACTTCAGGTTTTGTTTGAACGATTGGGCTCTGAGGAGATACCCCAGCTGTTCCGGGGGAAGAAGCTGATTCTAGACCAGCTATACGAGTTGAAGACCATGTTGTGGTCAGCTCATGCACTGCTCAACGATGCTGAGGAGAAGCAACTTCGAAACCAAGAGATCAGGATGTGGCTTATCGAGCTTCAAGATGTGATCTATCAGGCTGATGACTTGGTGGACAGGATTGACTATGAAGCTCTGCGATCcaagcttgaagatgatcaatcCAGCAGCAGCAGTGCCAGCAAGGTACTCATGAAATTTATGCCACCCTTTCTGTCCACATTTGATAAAACTGTTAAGCTTGATTCCATGGAGATCCTTCGTAAGCTAAAGATCCTTGTTGATCAAAAAGATGCTCTTGGCCTGAGAGAAGGTGCTCAGAACAAACCTTCGCCAAGGCCACCAGCTCCTTTGGTAGAACATGCTAATGTTTATGGGAGGGATACTGAGAAAAAAATCATTGTTGATCAGTTGCTGAAAGGTGATGTTGATAGTGGTAGTAACGTTTCTGTTATCCCGATTGTTGGGATGGGTGGTCTTGGCAAAACCACTCTTGCTCAAGTTGTTTATGACGATGATAGAGTACAAAAGTATTTTGAGCTAAAAGTATGGATTACTGTGTCGGATGAGtttgatatttttaagataacAAAAGAGATCTTTGAGGGGGTCACCACCAACAAATGTGGTACTGAAAACTTCGACGAACTTCGAAGGAAATTGAAGGAAGCATTGAGGGGGAAGAAATTTCTCTTTGTTCATGATGATGTTTGGAACGAGTCTTATTCTTTGTGGGACACACTGAAGAGTTCTTTTGAGTCTGGAGCAAATGGAAGTAAAATTCTTGTGACTACCCGAAGCACAATTGTCGCCTCTACTATGGCCACTGGGCAGGTTCATCATCTACAATCTTTGTTGAATGAAGATTGTTGGCAGTTATTTGTCAAACATGCTTTTGGAAGTAATTTTGACCACAATAGTAACAAAGATCTGCAAGCACTTGGTAGAAAAATAGTGGAGAAGTGCAAAGGGCTTCCTTTAGCAATAAAGTCTCTTGGTGGATTACTGCgctgtgaacaaaatcctaaaaaatGGGAAGACATACTTGGCAGTGACACATGGGAGGAATTGTACAAGAAAGAGGGCTCCATTCTTCCAGCTTTATGGTTGAGCTATCGTCACTTACCTACACATCTCAAGCAATGTTTTGCTTATTGTTCCATATTTCCCAAAGATTATGAATTTGAAAGAGACAGATTGATTTTATTATGGATGGCTGAAGGGTTTTTGCCAATGGATTCAAAAAGTAAAAAGATGGAGGAATTTGGAAAGGAATACCTTGAAGATCTCTTATCAAGGTCATTCTTTCAATGTTCGAGTAAGAATGCATCCTTTCTCCAAATGCATGACCTCGTACATGATTTAGCCATGCTTGTATCAGATGATTTTTGCTTCAGGTTGGATTTGAGTAGTGATATGCATAGCCTTCCAACAAAGATTCGTCATCTGTCATATAGGAAAAGTTCTTACGACCTCGACAAACTTAAGGGTTTGAGTAAGGCTATTTCTTTGCGTACCTTTCTAGCATTACCATTGCAGCTTCTAGGTGGACCAAAATATTTAGCGCCGTACAATATATTGCTTACAAAGGGAAGCTGTTTAAGAGTGCTTTCTTTAAGTGAATCTTCTATCAAGGAGTTGCCGGATTCAATTGGTAGTCTAATACATTTAAGGTATTTGGACTTGTCTTTTACTGGAATCGAAGAGTTACATGAGTCAGTTTGTAGTTTGTACCATTTACAAACTTTATTGTTGTCGCGGTGTACAAAGCTTTCTCAATTACCAAGGAATATGGGAAGACTGATCAATTTGCGTTACTTAGATATTACAGAGGTACCTTTGAAAGAGATGCCGCAAGGAATCAGTCAGATGAAATGCTTGCAATTCTTATCATCTGTAGTATTGAGTGACAAACATAAGGATGACGTGTTCAAAATTACAGATTTAGCAGAGCTTGAACATCTAAGTGGAAGCCTTTgcattttgggtttggaaaataTTAATGATGCAATGGAGGTATCAAAGGCTAATTTAAAGGATAAGAAGGACCTTTTGAAACTATCTTTGAGGTGGAGCTATGGTGCTGTTGATGCTGATAGTTCGCAAAAAGAATTAGATGTGCTTGACGCCCTTCGACCACATACAAGCTTGAAGAGTCTGAAGATTGAAAGTTATAGAGGTACAACATTCTCGAACTGGATGGCAGATGATGCATTTTCTAATTTAGTATCTATTACTTTGGAAGATTGTAAAAGCTGCTGTTATTTATCACCACTTGGACAACTAGCTTCTCTCAAAGATCTCATAATTTATGGATGTGATAGTGTGTATTCAATAGGTGATGGGATCGATAGCAGTGGTCCTCTATTCACTTGTTTagaaagtttatatatttggaaTATGTTGATGTGGAAAGAATGGTCATTTGGTACCGAAGCAATTCTTCAAGAAGGTCAAGTGTTCCCTCTTCTGAAAGTCCTTTGGCTGAGGAATTGTCCCAAGCTTAATGTTGGCTTACCTGGTTATCTTCCATCATTAGAAAGTCTCAGTATCGGTGATTGTGAAGAAATGGAGTATTTGCTTCCGAGAACTCAACAGACTGCCACAGCCCCACCCTTTCTTCATTATCTATTTATATCACACTGTCCTGTGTTGGAGTCACTTCTAGATTGGGGATCACACTCCAAACTAAAGACACTTTATCTATGGAACACAAAAGTGCTTTTTGAGAATCGTATTAAATGGGATCTACAGAAACTCTCACGTTTGGAAGAAATAAATATCAGAGGATGGGAAAATGATTCGTTTCCCGACGAAGGGCTCCTTCCGATCACTCTTACTACTATTTGGATCGAAAATTGTAGCAAACTTGAGACCCTAAATGGAAAGGCTTTTCAACAACTAACATCCCTTACGTCCTTGGAAATTAGAAGCTGTAAAAGCCTCCGGTGCTTGCCGGAAGAAGGGCTGCCCACTTCTCTTACCGAATTACATATCTACGGATGTCCTTTGCTAAATCAACGATGTGAAAAAGGAGGAGAAGATTGGCCTAAGATTCAACACATCACACATCTATCTATCAA CAAATTTCCACCTTTTTAG